Proteins encoded by one window of Sorex araneus isolate mSorAra2 chromosome 3, mSorAra2.pri, whole genome shotgun sequence:
- the LOC129403282 gene encoding acid-sensing ion channel 2, protein MDLKESPSEGSLQPSSLQLFANTSTLHGIRHIFVYGPLTIRRVLWAVAFVGSLGLLLVESSERVSYYFSYQHITKVDEVVAQSLVFPAVTLCNINGFRFSRLTTNDLYHAGELLALLDVNLQIPDPHLADPVVLEALRQKANFKHYKPKQFSMLEFLHRVGHDLKDMLLYCKFKGQECGHQDFTTVSPQVSVLSLLRW, encoded by the coding sequence ATGGACCTCAAGGAGAGCCCCAGCGAGGGCAGCCTGCAGCCCTCCAGCCTGCAGCTCTTTGCCAACACCTCCACCCTGCATGGTATCCGCCACATCTTCGTGTATGGGCCGCTGACCATCCGCCGAGTGCTCTGGGCCGTGGCCTTCGTGGGTTCCCTGGGCCTGCTGCTGGTGGAGAGCTCGGAGAGGGTGTCCTACTACTTCTCCTACCAGCACATCACCAAGGTGGACGAGGTGGTGGCCCAAAGCCTCGTCTTCCCCGCCGTGACCCTCTGCAATATCAACGGCTTCCGCTTCTCCAGGCTCACCACCAACGACCTGTACCACGCGGGCGAGCTGCTGGCCCTGCTCGACGTCAACCTGCAGATCCCGGACCCGCACCTGGCCGACCCCGTAGTACTGGAGGCCCTGCGGCAGAAGGCCAACTTCAAGCACTACAAACCCAAGCAGTTCAGCATGCTGGAGTTTCTGCACCGCGTGGGCCACGACCTGAAGGATATGCTGCTCTACTGCAAGTTCAAAGGGCAGGAGTGCGGTCACCAGGACTTCACCACGGTGAGTCCCCAGGTTTCCGTTCTTTCTCTCCTGCGTTGGTAG